The following is a genomic window from Hyphomicrobiales bacterium.
CCCGGCTGCAGGTGCTGAAGCTTCATCGAGGCGGGAAGGTTCTTGCACAGGTCGTGGGCGGCCTGCGTCTGGCCGACGCCCGAAATGTCGTCGCGCTCGCCTTCCACGGTCATCAACGCCACACGCCGGATGGCGCCAAGATCGACAGGCTTGCCCCGGTGCTTCATCTCGCCTCTGGGCAGGCTATGTTTGACGAACACCTCGTCGATCGTCTGCATGTAGAATTCAGCGGTCATGTCCATCACGGCGAGATACTCGTCGTAGAACTCGCGCTGCTTGTCGGCCGAGTCGCCGTCGCCGTCGACGAGATGCTGGAACATCTCCCAATGCGCCGTCAGGTGCCGGTCCATGTTCATCGCCATGAAGCCGGACAGCTGCAGGAAGCCCGGATAGACCTCGCGCATGAAGCCAGGCTGCGTGAAGGGCACCTTCACGATGCAATTGCGCCGGAACCATTCGGTGCCGCGCTCCTGCGCCAGAAGATTGACAGAAGTCGGCGAGCGGCGCGTGTCGATCGGGCCGCCCATGTGGATCATCGAGGCGGGAACGTCGGGATCATTGTCCGCCTCCATTAGCGCGACCGCCGCGATGACGGGCACGGAAGGCTGGCAGACCGCAAGCACATGCAGGTTGGGTGCGAGCTCGCGTATCATCTCGATGACATAATCGATATAATCGTCGAGATCGAAACGCCCTTCGGAAAGGGGTACGAGGCGGGCATCGATCCAATCGGTGATATAGACGTCGTGCGTTGGCAGGAAGGCCTCGACGGTGCCGCGCAGAAGCGTCGCGTAATGGCCGGAGACTGGCGCGACGATCAGGAGCTTCGGCTGGTCCAGTCGTTTGGCCTTGCCGCCGCGGTCGAAGTGAAGCAGCCTGCAGAACGGCTTCTGCCAGATCACCTCCTCGCGGACCCGGCAGGTCATGCCCTCCACGATGGTTTCCTTCAGGCCGAAGGCCGGCTTGCCGTAGCGGCGCGTCGTTCGCTCGAAGAGTTCGCAGGCGGCCGCGACTGTGCGTCCGTAGGCGGTATAGGTGAGCGGATTGATCGGATTGTTGAATGTCAGTCTCGCCGCATCTGTGACGGCGCGGGCCGGGCTG
Proteins encoded in this region:
- a CDS encoding Poly(3-hydroxybutyrate) depolymerase, which gives rise to MNFAYFWYEAAHALVSPARAVTDAARLTFNNPINPLTYTAYGRTVAAACELFERTTRRYGKPAFGLKETIVEGMTCRVREEVIWQKPFCRLLHFDRGGKAKRLDQPKLLIVAPVSGHYATLLRGTVEAFLPTHDVYITDWIDARLVPLSEGRFDLDDYIDYVIEMIRELAPNLHVLAVCQPSVPVIAAVALMEADNDPDVPASMIHMGGPIDTRRSPTSVNLLAQERGTEWFRRNCIVKVPFTQPGFMREVYPGFLQLSGFMAMNMDRHLTAHWEMFQHLVDGDGDSADKQREFYDEYLAVMDMTAEFYMQTIDEVFVKHSLPRGEMKHRGKPVDLGAIRRVALMTVEGERDDISGVGQTQAAHDLCKNLPASMKLQHLQPGVGHYGVFNGRRFHQEIAPKITAFTKMFNGETTEVRPVRRLKVKGEAA